Proteins co-encoded in one Methylomonas albis genomic window:
- a CDS encoding methyl-accepting chemotaxis protein encodes MRNNQPVTNTELHFSEEDVLASTTDLDGHITSVSPAFVKLSGFSEEELLGQAHSIVRHPDMPAEAFEWMWQTIMSGCSWRGLVKNRSKNGDYYWVDANVSPIYTDGRIVGYRSIRFRPSREEVNEAASLYTRIKAGGIKNPFQDRKINKLLTGIKLGQKFIALIFLAILMFAVPTYLLISRSLEEKSATLKEKQGVDYSSETIKLMQLVLEHRNLGAAVLGGNGKEAGSWETKRNEVAQQLQVIDKVDSHLSALGLTSAWSQLRKQWQELIKDVNQLGVSANYDKHNEFVEQLHAFNRSITEKSGIALDPEAGTYYLAVFAINQVPDLTEKLEMMRAIVLPITEGKAAADHGALHELNSAAEENLAIIDETIAKIDLLDDLTRSALLKASQDAKQALALTEEKILNSTRSQSDAKDYVQTLSTSINQYYAKSAGLGQLLNSGFDARLERINSIIFTTLTVLLLSLSSFLALSWYIVMGVLRPVKSMTQALTMFGQGQMPRQDTNNYGLEFNQLNEGIKAAVFSVQALIADARVLSQAAVEGKLSTRADATKHQGDFGRIVEGVNNTLDAVIVPLNVAANYVDNISRGNIPAKITDTYNGDFNVIKNNLNTCIDAVNALVADANLLAKAAVDGRLSTRADASKHQGDFGKIVEGVNNTLDSVIGPLNVAADYVDNISKGNIPAKITDTYNGDFNTIKNNLNNCIDAISNMVTEAAALEKAAIEGRLATRADASQYQGDYRKIVEGVNNTLDAVIGPLNVAANYVDNISRGNIPAKITDTYNGDFNVIKNNLNTCIDAVNALVADANLLAKAAVDGRLSTRADASKHQGDFGKIVEGVNNTLDSVIGPLNVAADYVDNISKGNIPAKITDTYNGDFNTIKNNLNNCIDAISNMVTEAAALEKAAIEGRLATRADASQYQGDYRKIVEGVNNTLDAVIVPLNVAANYVDNISRGNIPAKITDTYNGDFNVIKNNLNTCIDAVNALVADANLLAKAAVDGRLSTRADASKHQGDFGKIVEGVNNTLDSVIGPLNVAADYVDNISKGNIPAKITDTYNGDFNTIKNNLNNCIDAISNMVTEAAALEKAAIEGRLATRADASQYQGDYRKIVEGVNNTLDAVIGPLNVAANYVDNISRGNIPAKITDTYNGDFNVIKNNLNTCIDAVNALVADANLLAKAAVDGRLSTRADASKHQGDFGKIVEGVNNTLDSVIGPLNVAADYVDNISKGNIPAKITDTYNGDFNTIKNNLNNCIDAISNMVTEAAALEKAAIEGRLATRADASQYQGDYRKIVEGVNNTLDAVIGPLNVAANYVDNISRGNIPAKITDTYNGDFNVIKNNLNTCIDAVNALVADANLLAKAAVDGRLSTRADASKHQGDFGKIVEGVNNTLDSVIGPLNVAADYVDNISKGNIPAKITDTYNGDFNTIKNNLNNCIDAISNMVTEAAALEKAAIEGRLATRADASQYQGDYRKIVEGVNNTLDAVIGPLNVAANYVDNISRGNIPAKITDTYNGDFNVIKNNLNTCIDAVNALVADANLLASAAQEGRLQTRADAGKHQGDFRKIVEGVNDTLDGVILPLNEAVEVLSLVEQGDLTRTVRGDYRGQLGDFKDTVNNTIANLSKTISDVIVAADQLTNASEQISSTSQSLSQAASEQAASVEETSASIEEMAASINQNAENAKVTDGMAGKASKEAVEGGGAVKQTVDAMKEIANKIGIIDDIAYQTNMLALNAAIEAARAGDHGKGFAVVAAEVRKLAERSQVAAQEIGELADSSVKTAESAGKLLDEIVPSIAKTSDLVQEIAAASQEQSAGVSQVNNAMNQMNQITQQNASASEQLAATAEEMTGQSEQLQSLMAFFKISKGGQSFAATGKSPAVAAEVESIDLDAALQAHSEWKIKLRRGISQHEQMDSATIGRDNCCKLGKWLHGPGQKQFQQLASFKDCLQKHAAFHKEAGRVAEIINSGQYETAESMLDRGSAYATASSEVGLAITELKKRAHL; translated from the coding sequence ATGAGAAATAATCAGCCTGTTACAAATACCGAACTGCATTTTTCTGAAGAAGATGTTCTTGCCTCCACCACAGATCTGGATGGACATATAACCAGTGTTAGTCCGGCTTTTGTAAAACTGAGCGGCTTTAGCGAGGAGGAGTTGCTTGGGCAAGCTCACAGCATAGTGCGCCATCCCGACATGCCCGCGGAAGCCTTTGAATGGATGTGGCAGACGATTATGTCCGGATGTAGTTGGCGCGGTTTAGTCAAAAACAGATCCAAAAACGGCGATTACTACTGGGTGGATGCCAATGTGTCTCCGATTTATACCGACGGACGGATTGTCGGCTATCGCTCTATTCGTTTCAGACCTAGCCGAGAAGAGGTTAACGAGGCTGCGTCTTTATATACGCGTATCAAAGCCGGCGGCATAAAAAACCCCTTTCAAGACAGAAAAATCAACAAGTTGTTAACAGGTATAAAGCTGGGGCAAAAATTTATCGCTTTGATTTTTTTAGCCATATTGATGTTCGCGGTGCCTACCTATTTACTCATTAGCCGCAGCCTGGAAGAAAAGAGCGCCACGCTTAAAGAGAAACAAGGCGTGGACTATAGCTCGGAAACCATCAAATTAATGCAGCTGGTGCTGGAACACCGCAATTTAGGCGCTGCCGTATTGGGCGGTAACGGTAAAGAGGCTGGTAGCTGGGAGACAAAACGTAACGAAGTTGCTCAACAACTTCAGGTAATCGACAAAGTAGACAGCCATTTATCGGCGCTCGGGTTGACATCCGCGTGGAGTCAATTGCGCAAGCAATGGCAGGAGCTGATAAAAGATGTTAATCAACTGGGTGTCAGTGCCAATTATGACAAACATAACGAATTCGTTGAGCAGTTACACGCATTTAACCGCTCGATAACGGAAAAATCGGGTATTGCCTTGGATCCGGAAGCCGGTACTTACTACTTGGCCGTATTCGCCATTAACCAAGTGCCGGACTTAACCGAAAAACTTGAAATGATGCGGGCCATAGTCCTACCAATAACGGAAGGAAAAGCGGCAGCCGACCATGGCGCTTTACACGAACTGAACAGTGCCGCCGAGGAAAATTTGGCGATAATCGATGAAACCATCGCCAAAATTGACCTGCTTGACGACCTCACCCGCTCAGCACTGCTTAAAGCCAGTCAGGATGCCAAGCAAGCATTAGCGCTCACGGAAGAAAAAATTCTGAATTCCACCAGATCACAGTCAGACGCTAAGGACTATGTACAAACTTTAAGCACCAGCATCAACCAGTATTATGCGAAATCCGCCGGACTGGGCCAGCTACTAAATAGTGGTTTCGATGCCCGTTTGGAGAGGATAAATTCGATCATTTTTACTACCCTAACAGTGTTGTTACTCTCGCTGAGCAGTTTCTTGGCACTTAGTTGGTACATCGTGATGGGTGTGCTTAGGCCGGTAAAATCCATGACGCAGGCTTTGACGATGTTCGGCCAAGGCCAAATGCCGCGACAAGACACCAACAATTACGGTTTGGAATTCAATCAGCTCAATGAGGGCATAAAGGCGGCGGTGTTTTCAGTGCAGGCGCTTATTGCCGATGCCAGGGTGCTGTCGCAAGCTGCAGTTGAAGGCAAACTGTCCACTAGGGCTGACGCCACCAAACACCAAGGCGATTTCGGCAGAATCGTCGAAGGCGTCAACAACACCCTGGATGCCGTGATCGTCCCGCTCAACGTCGCCGCCAACTACGTCGACAACATCTCCCGCGGCAACATCCCCGCCAAGATCACCGACACCTACAACGGCGACTTCAACGTCATCAAAAACAACCTCAACACCTGCATCGATGCCGTCAACGCCCTGGTGGCCGACGCCAACCTACTGGCCAAAGCCGCCGTGGACGGCCGCCTGTCCACCCGTGCCGACGCCAGCAAACACCAAGGCGACTTCGGCAAAATCGTCGAAGGCGTCAATAACACCCTGGACTCCGTGATCGGCCCCTTGAACGTGGCAGCGGACTACGTGGACAACATCTCCAAAGGTAACATCCCGGCGAAAATCACCGACACCTACAACGGTGACTTCAACACCATCAAAAACAACCTGAACAACTGCATCGACGCCATCAGCAACATGGTGACCGAAGCCGCTGCACTGGAAAAAGCCGCGATCGAAGGCCGCCTGGCCACCCGCGCCGACGCCAGCCAATACCAAGGCGACTACCGGAAAATCGTCGAAGGCGTCAACAACACCCTGGATGCCGTGATCGGTCCGCTCAACGTGGCTGCAAATTATGTCGACAACATCTCCCGCGGCAACATTCCCGCCAAGATCACCGACACCTACAACGGCGACTTCAACGTCATCAAAAACAACCTCAACACCTGCATCGATGCCGTCAATGCTTTGGTGGCCGACGCCAACCTACTGGCCAAAGCCGCCGTGGACGGCCGCTTGTCCACCCGTGCCGACGCCAGCAAACACCAAGGCGACTTCGGCAAAATCGTCGAAGGCGTCAATAACACCCTGGACTCCGTGATCGGCCCCTTGAACGTGGCAGCGGACTACGTGGACAACATCTCCAAAGGTAACATCCCGGCGAAAATCACCGACACCTACAACGGTGACTTCAACACCATCAAAAACAACCTGAACAACTGCATCGACGCCATCAGCAACATGGTGACCGAAGCCGCTGCACTGGAAAAAGCCGCGATCGAAGGCCGCCTGGCCACCCGCGCCGACGCCAGCCAATACCAAGGCGACTACCGGAAAATCGTCGAAGGCGTCAACAACACCCTGGATGCCGTGATCGTCCCGCTCAACGTCGCCGCCAACTACGTCGACAACATCTCCCGCGGCAACATTCCCGCCAAGATCACCGACACCTACAACGGCGACTTCAACGTCATCAAAAACAACCTCAACACCTGCATCGATGCCGTCAACGCCCTGGTGGCCGACGCCAACCTACTGGCCAAAGCCGCCGTGGACGGCCGCTTGTCCACCCGTGCCGACGCCAGCAAACACCAAGGCGACTTCGGCAAAATCGTCGAAGGCGTCAATAACACCCTGGACTCCGTGATCGGCCCCTTGAACGTGGCAGCGGACTACGTGGACAACATCTCCAAAGGTAACATCCCGGCGAAAATCACCGACACCTACAACGGTGACTTCAACACCATCAAAAACAACCTGAACAACTGCATCGACGCCATCAGCAACATGGTGACCGAAGCCGCTGCACTGGAAAAAGCCGCGATCGAAGGCCGCCTGGCCACCCGCGCCGACGCCAGCCAATACCAAGGCGACTACCGGAAAATCGTCGAAGGCGTCAACAACACCCTGGATGCCGTGATCGGTCCGCTCAACGTGGCTGCAAATTATGTCGACAACATCTCCCGCGGCAACATTCCCGCCAAGATCACCGACACCTACAACGGCGACTTCAACGTCATCAAAAACAACCTCAACACCTGCATCGATGCCGTCAACGCCCTGGTGGCCGACGCCAACCTACTGGCCAAAGCCGCCGTGGACGGCCGCTTGTCCACCCGTGCCGACGCCAGCAAACACCAAGGCGACTTCGGCAAAATCGTCGAAGGCGTCAATAACACCCTGGACTCCGTGATCGGCCCCTTGAACGTGGCAGCGGACTACGTGGACAACATCTCCAAAGGTAACATCCCGGCGAAAATCACCGACACCTACAACGGTGACTTCAACACCATCAAAAACAACCTGAACAACTGCATCGACGCCATCAGCAACATGGTGACCGAAGCCGCTGCACTGGAAAAAGCCGCGATCGAAGGCCGCCTGGCCACCCGCGCCGACGCCAGCCAATACCAAGGCGACTACCGGAAAATCGTCGAAGGCGTCAACAACACCCTGGATGCCGTGATCGGTCCGCTCAACGTGGCTGCAAATTATGTCGACAACATCTCCCGCGGCAACATTCCCGCCAAGATCACCGACACCTACAACGGCGACTTCAACGTCATCAAAAACAACCTCAACACCTGCATCGATGCCGTCAACGCCCTGGTGGCCGACGCCAACCTACTGGCCAAAGCCGCCGTGGACGGCCGCTTGTCCACCCGTGCCGACGCCAGCAAACACCAAGGCGACTTCGGCAAAATCGTCGAAGGCGTCAATAACACCCTGGACTCCGTGATCGGCCCCTTGAACGTGGCAGCGGACTACGTGGACAACATCTCCAAAGGTAACATCCCGGCGAAAATCACCGACACCTACAACGGTGACTTCAACACCATCAAAAACAACCTGAACAACTGCATCGACGCCATCAGCAACATGGTGACCGAAGCCGCTGCACTGGAAAAAGCCGCGATCGAAGGCCGCCTGGCCACCCGCGCCGACGCCAGCCAATACCAAGGCGACTACCGGAAAATCGTCGAAGGCGTCAACAACACCCTGGATGCCGTGATCGGTCCGCTCAACGTGGCTGCAAATTATGTCGACAACATCTCCCGCGGCAACATTCCCGCCAAGATCACCGACACCTACAACGGCGACTTCAACGTCATCAAAAACAACCTCAACACCTGCATCGATGCCGTCAATGCTTTGGTGGCCGACGCCAACCTGCTGGCATCTGCCGCCCAGGAAGGTCGCCTGCAAACCCGCGCGGATGCCGGCAAACACCAAGGCGACTTCCGTAAAATCGTCGAAGGCGTCAACGATACCCTGGATGGGGTGATTCTACCGCTCAACGAAGCGGTCGAAGTCCTGTCCCTGGTCGAACAAGGCGACTTGACCCGCACCGTAAGGGGCGACTACCGTGGTCAACTCGGCGACTTCAAAGATACCGTCAACAACACCATTGCCAACCTCTCCAAAACCATAAGCGACGTGATCGTCGCGGCCGACCAGCTGACCAATGCTTCCGAGCAAATCAGCTCCACCTCGCAGTCGCTATCGCAAGCGGCCAGCGAACAAGCCGCCAGCGTGGAAGAAACCAGCGCCAGTATCGAAGAAATGGCGGCCAGCATCAACCAAAACGCCGAGAACGCCAAAGTCACCGATGGCATGGCCGGCAAAGCCTCCAAAGAAGCCGTCGAAGGCGGCGGCGCGGTAAAACAAACCGTCGACGCGATGAAAGAAATCGCCAACAAAATCGGCATCATCGACGACATCGCCTACCAGACCAACATGTTGGCCTTAAACGCCGCCATTGAAGCGGCGCGAGCGGGCGACCACGGCAAAGGCTTTGCGGTGGTGGCGGCGGAAGTGCGCAAATTGGCGGAACGCAGCCAAGTGGCGGCGCAGGAAATTGGTGAATTGGCGGACAGCAGCGTGAAGACCGCCGAAAGCGCCGGCAAACTGCTGGACGAAATCGTACCGAGCATCGCCAAAACCTCCGACCTGGTCCAAGAAATCGCTGCCGCCTCGCAAGAGCAATCGGCCGGCGTCAGCCAAGTCAACAATGCGATGAACCAAATGAACCAAATCACCCAGCAAAACGCCTCGGCCAGCGAGCAGTTGGCGGCGACAGCGGAAGAGATGACCGGCCAATCCGAACAGCTGCAATCTCTGATGGCGTTTTTCAAAATCTCTAAAGGCGGACAGAGTTTCGCCGCAACCGGAAAATCACCGGCAGTAGCGGCCGAGGTTGAGTCCATCGATTTGGACGCGGCGCTGCAAGCCCATAGTGAATGGAAAATCAAGCTACGCCGGGGGATTAGTCAGCACGAGCAGATGGATTCGGCAACTATCGGTAGGGACAACTGTTGCAAATTGGGTAAGTGGTTGCACGGTCCCGGTCAAAAGCAATTTCAGCAATTAGCCAGCTTTAAAGATTGTCTGCAAAAGCACGCTGCATTTCACAAGGAGGCGGGCAGAGTCGCAGAAATTATCAATAGTGGCCAATATGAGACTGCCGAATCGATGTTGGATAGAGGCAGCGCATATGCCACCGCGTCCAGCGAGGTGGGATTGGCAATTACGGAATTAAAAAAACGAGCGCATTTGTAA
- a CDS encoding chemotaxis protein CheA: MSIDAEMKAALVTFTIESLELLQDMEDGLLSLEDGEDPTERINSIFRAAHTIKGSSGLFGLDHIVKFTHVVESVLDLVREGKVAVSSELIAVLLPCCDHMALLIRAVIDGDVDENPTTTAAGDDLLVELRPFLECDSDNKVAAFTPAQERFEASGGGDVETGDWHLSLRFGADSLRSGMDPLSFIRYLSTLGNIVNLTTITNSIPAAEDMDPETNYLGFEIDVKSHAGKEALENVFEFVRGDSLIHILPLESAIGDYIELIRSLPEDDIFLGELLVKSGVLTKRELDEGLSKQKIDSENSQTAQPIGEILVGQRVVQQPLINAALEKQKQIKDNKARENQSIRVDAERLDKLIDLIGELVISSAGVNLRALQVAETVLLEATSEMMRLVEEVRDSALQLRMVPIGSTFSRFQRVVRDVSKDLGKEINLVITGGDTEVDKSVVEKIGDPLMHLVRNAMDHGIESAEVRQQNGKPSQGSLRLNAYHESGTIAIEVGDDGGGLNRERILAKAVEKGLVAADAKLTDQEVYALIFEPGFSTAAQISNLSGRGVGMDVVKRNVTDLRGSIEVESSMGVGTTIRVRLPLTLAIIDGFLVGVGKASFVVPLDRVVECLELTNDTETHDYMDLRGEVLPFIRLRSLFGIVEQPPRRSNVIVVEVAGSKTGLVVDRLLGEFQTVIKPLGKLFAHVQGLGGSTILGSGEVALILDVPVLVSSFEQKLQRNTQLYPA, from the coding sequence GAAAGTCTGGAGTTATTGCAGGATATGGAAGATGGCCTGCTAAGTCTTGAAGATGGCGAAGATCCCACGGAACGGATTAATTCCATATTTCGCGCCGCACACACGATAAAAGGCTCGTCCGGCTTATTTGGACTCGATCATATCGTTAAATTTACCCATGTAGTGGAAAGTGTTTTAGACCTGGTCCGTGAGGGTAAGGTGGCGGTAAGCTCCGAGTTGATCGCTGTGTTGCTGCCTTGCTGCGATCACATGGCTTTACTGATCCGCGCGGTAATCGATGGCGATGTCGATGAAAATCCGACGACCACAGCCGCCGGAGATGATCTGTTAGTCGAGTTAAGGCCTTTTCTGGAGTGCGATAGCGATAACAAAGTAGCGGCCTTTACACCGGCTCAGGAGCGTTTCGAAGCCTCGGGCGGCGGGGATGTGGAAACAGGCGACTGGCATTTGTCCTTGCGATTTGGTGCAGACAGCTTACGCAGTGGTATGGACCCTTTGTCCTTCATCCGCTACCTCTCTACGCTAGGCAATATCGTCAATCTGACGACCATCACCAACAGTATTCCGGCTGCCGAGGACATGGATCCGGAAACTAATTATTTGGGCTTTGAGATAGACGTTAAAAGCCATGCCGGCAAGGAAGCGTTGGAAAATGTATTCGAGTTTGTCCGTGGCGATAGCTTGATACACATCTTGCCTTTGGAAAGTGCCATTGGTGATTACATTGAATTGATTCGTTCCTTGCCGGAAGACGATATTTTCCTCGGTGAGCTACTGGTAAAAAGCGGTGTGTTGACCAAACGCGAGTTGGACGAAGGCTTAAGCAAGCAAAAAATAGATTCCGAAAACAGCCAGACAGCGCAACCGATAGGCGAAATATTGGTAGGGCAGCGTGTCGTCCAGCAGCCTTTGATCAATGCAGCGTTGGAAAAACAAAAGCAGATCAAAGACAACAAAGCCCGTGAAAATCAGAGTATTCGGGTAGATGCGGAGCGCCTGGACAAGTTGATCGATCTGATTGGCGAACTGGTGATCTCCAGTGCCGGTGTGAACTTGCGTGCGCTGCAAGTCGCCGAAACAGTGCTCTTGGAAGCGACGAGCGAAATGATGCGCCTAGTCGAAGAGGTTCGCGATAGCGCATTGCAATTACGCATGGTGCCCATAGGCTCGACATTCAGCCGTTTCCAGCGCGTGGTTCGGGACGTCAGCAAGGATCTGGGCAAAGAGATCAATTTGGTTATAACCGGCGGTGATACCGAAGTAGATAAATCCGTTGTCGAAAAAATTGGCGATCCGCTGATGCATTTGGTGCGTAACGCCATGGACCACGGCATCGAGTCGGCCGAAGTTCGCCAACAAAACGGCAAGCCCAGTCAAGGCAGCCTGCGCCTGAATGCCTATCATGAGTCGGGCACCATTGCCATTGAGGTTGGCGATGATGGCGGTGGCTTAAACCGCGAGCGCATTTTGGCAAAAGCTGTTGAGAAAGGCCTGGTCGCGGCTGATGCCAAACTGACCGATCAGGAAGTCTACGCGCTTATCTTCGAGCCGGGCTTTTCCACGGCCGCGCAAATCTCCAACTTGTCCGGTCGCGGTGTGGGCATGGATGTGGTGAAGCGCAATGTCACTGATTTGCGCGGCAGCATCGAAGTTGAAAGCAGCATGGGCGTTGGCACCACCATACGGGTTCGTTTGCCGCTCACCCTAGCGATTATCGATGGCTTTTTGGTTGGCGTCGGTAAGGCATCGTTCGTTGTGCCGCTGGATCGGGTGGTGGAATGCCTGGAATTAACCAACGACACAGAAACTCACGATTACATGGATTTACGCGGTGAAGTATTGCCGTTTATCCGTCTCCGCAGTCTGTTCGGCATAGTTGAGCAACCGCCGCGCCGCTCCAACGTCATAGTCGTTGAGGTGGCCGGTAGCAAAACCGGGTTGGTCGTGGATCGTCTACTCGGTGAATTCCAAACCGTCATCAAGCCATTGGGCAAACTGTTTGCCCATGTTCAGGGCTTGGGCGGTTCCACCATATTGGGCAGCGGCGAAGTGGCGTTAATCCTGGATGTGCCGGTGTTGGTCAGTTCTTTTGAACAAAAACTCCAGCGCAATACACAGCTATATCCAGCGTGA